Genomic window (Toxotes jaculatrix isolate fToxJac2 chromosome 10, fToxJac2.pri, whole genome shotgun sequence):
tttgaaattttggaAATAATTTTTTGGTGACCTCAGTGACTATAGCCATGTGCGACAACCATATACCAATCATTGTGGTAATGCGCGTGTTTATGTTTGGTATTACGGTACGTGAGCCACGAAAATAATGCCACAAAGAAGTGACGACTCGAGTAGTTGACATTCGAATGCAATCACGGTGAACCCCAACCTTGCGAAGAACAGGCCATACGCTTGAAGAAACCGGCATTTTCGTCCCATATAAATGTATTATTCGTGATAGATATGACGGAAATGTTTTCAACTCTCTTCGGGCAAAACGAAGCTCAGGGACCGCCCGGCTCGTCGTCTCTGGGCTTCGGACCGGGGAAACCTCCTCCGCCTCTGCCGCAAAACCAAGTCTCCATGTCGGTGCAGATGCCACCGCAGCTCGGGGATGAAGGGCCTGCTCTGCGGAAGCCTGGAGCCATGAATGAACCTTTCTACTTACTGCGGGAGCTACCTGGTACTGTCGGACTCGTATAACTTCTGTATGCTTTTCgtgttatttgtttgttatcTTAAACAAAGAGGTGATCTGTTAAAGGCTGCTAAGCAGTTTGTAAACAGTGCTAGCCAGCGTTAGCCAACAAGATAAGTATCCCCGAAGCTAATTGCCGGTATTAGTTTTTCATATGTAGGTTGGTATTTTTGTTATTTCGGTGAAACAGAgatgtttaaatatttccaaATGGGGTTTCCATGTTTTAACactagtttgtgtttttaagctAAATGTTATGTAACCTCTCTAATCACAGGAATTAGCATCACTGAACTAACATTAGCTCCGGTTGGAAGTTATCCGGTTAGCAGTATTTTCCACCTGATTTggcagaaatgtatttattatttacatgtgACAGTGACTCTTAGTGAGTGCATGAACTGTTTATACTGATGTGAACCTGCGTGTTTATAGTGGGCAACGAGTTGACGGGAAACACCAACCTCATCACGCACTACAATCTGGAGCACGCCTACAACAAATTCTGTGGGAAGAAGGTGAAGGAGAAGCTCAGCAACTTTCTGCCAGAGCTACCGGGTAGGTTTATGTAGGAACTAATGTGTCCTGTCAAGCCAACTTTTAATGAGCAGGGATGCACACTCTTCATTACAAAGAATCAGTGGAGCTGTGATAGTGAGTCATGTTCAGTGTAGGACACTAGTTTACTTTATCTTTGATAGCTGTTCATTCTCCTGTATTTCACCTCATTCTGAGAGCCTCCCTCTAGAAATGGAGCTGCTACCTGACAGTCAAAACTTCAGAAACACTTGAAGTATTAAGAACAGGTTAACTGTGGGACTAGTAGGTTTCAGCTTGCGCACATCATCAGGGTCATCAAAAACATGTTGCCCTCTTTTTCCACCTTTATACTAAACCTACCATTCAAATGATGACCCAGATGAAGACCTCAAACCGAAATTCAGTATTTACTGCAATTTGTTTGATTGTTTCCGCTTTCGCGCCTCATTCCCACTcacctgttttcctgtttgctgcaggtATGATCGACTGTCCGGGCACTCAGGACGGCAGCTCATTGCGTTCTCTGATTGATAAGCCTCCAGTGTGTGGGAACTCCTTCAGCCCACTGACGGGTGCTCTGCTCACAGGCTTCAGACTACACACAGGACCGGTACTAACTTAAAACAATACGTAACACATTCACGCTCACAAGGTGTAAAGTTACGCACATGCTGACACTAATTGCTTGAACTGTTAGCACTAATTACTTCCAttcatatgtttgttttttcagcttccagaACAGTACAGACTGATGCATATACAGCctccaaagaagaagagcaaacacaagcacaaacaccaTCGACCACAGGACCCGCTACCACAAGGTATGACATAAACTATACCTgctatacacagacacaaaggaaTGTGACAAGTTGTCAGGCCACTGACCTCCTTCTTGTTGGCATCACAGAAACTCCATCAGACTCTGATcccaagaaaaagaagaaaaagcggGATGATGATCCCGACcgcaagaaaaagaagaaggacaagaaaaagaagaaggtaagAAAATCAGTTAATCAAGATCATAGTAATTCACAAATCTGAAATACTATGGTCTTAGAGCTTAGATCTGTGTTGGTTATTGGCCTCTGTGAAGTGAAGGAACTCAAAAACTAGTCTGCAGGCAACAACCCTGACTTACTAttgctttttattcatttgatcTTTTCAGAGAACATTTTCAGCTTCACTGTCTGTGATTCAGCCAACAGTCCTGTAACCCTGGGCATTCATTAATCAGCTTGTGGTTTATCAGAAGCAGTTGCATATCACTCACCACTTTGATTCGGAGATAGCATTTAGCCCAAATAATCTCTTGCAGGTGTTGGTTAAATATGAATATCCAGGTTTTGTATGTGTGCTGGGAGTTATAAGAGACTTGCATAATATTTATGAGACTACAGTTAGTATTACACCCCTTGGTTTGTATATATTGTCTTAAGCATCTCCAATCAACTGTTCATGTTTCTGATCCACAGATAGAATTATGAAGCCCAGCCCCATTTCTCATCATTAACTTGTGCATCAGGAATGAACAGTGTTAACTGTGTGCTTTGCTCATTCTCTGTGCTTCTCCAGAACCGCCACAGTCCCGACCACCCCGGCCTCGCTGGATCACAACCCAACAGCAACAGCCTCAGATAGACAGGAGCccactgtgtgcatgcatgtgtttgaatgtgagTATGACTGTACATTTTGTAAGCAGATGCGTGTGTGCCTTTTACAGATAATTGTATTATTGAGAGTATGGTTAATGAGAGACGGGGTGAATCAAATGATGCTAGTGGTTGTATGCGACACAGTGGATGTTGATGGCGTCAGGAAGACATGTTACAGAACAGtgtaaaaagcagaaagaagctGATGAGTTGTGTAGGTTTTATGGATGACTGAGCAGGCACTGTATGTATGTCCCTCTGCGATTTTGTTGTGATATCTTTCGACCATAATGCCAAAATCAAATAAACTTTGGTTATTATCTGTTTTTGTCACCTTTTAAGACATTTGGAGTTTTTGGTGTTGTTTTGGATTGTTATCCACAATTGcagcaaaaatgacaaactggTGTTGGGGCACCTTGTTGTTGTGAAAGAACTCTTTAAAtagatggtaaaaaaaaaaaaatccacttagGCATTACGTTTAGAGtcgtatttatttttcaaatgcacAAGCTGGATATATTGATTGAAGGCAGGGAAGACAGGTGTACATGTAGCAGGACAAACCAGTTCAACAATTCCAAGGGTAAGGACAGAAGATTAGACAAGCCAGTGTAGATGATACAGaattaaaacacagataaagcaataaatgtttatttttgttgtggaGACTgtcagaggtgttgattcacAACTTCCTACACTTCAAGTAGCAACTACTGTAACTTCGAGTTACAAAGGCATAAGCACAAAGAAGCCTCATTAACTTGAATGCCCATTGGCAGTATTTGTCAGCTTTAATAGAGGTCTGACAACCACTTACTCAACAGGGAATTTTAAGGCAACTCGCAGAGATACAAAGAGGACTGATAGTTGTTGCTGGAATTGCTGGTGCAGTGGTTTCGAACGTTAAATACTGTCATGTGGGTAGAGGAATGTAACGACATGACAAACTGGAAAACCTTCTCAACACTGATTGAAATGcacttgacattttttttactaaagAATGCAAACTACAGCCTCTAAAATGACCAAGTTCAATCAACACCTGCGACAgtcaacaaaaaccaaacattatGACCAAACTGGTATTTACTTCAGGACTAATGCTTTGTGTTTGTAaggtgtttgtgttattttgccTCTGTGTGTTCTCCTGAGGAAAAGTGATGTACTATCAGCTAGCTTTACAGTCCCCCAATCATGGCTTTGGTTTACAGAGAAAGACATTTGGCAGAGGCATTAATCTCACACTGACTTCTATTGCAATGAAGCCAATGACAGCAAAGGCACAGAattgaaacaaaacacagaatcaaGGAAAAAAATCTACTAAAGCTGTCTTGACACTGAAATggactgagtcaaaaaaaaaaattatacattaCAAATGATTTCGTAAATCTACATGACACTCTTGTTGTGTCCAACAGTATGTTCGGTATAGAAACACTGTTCTCACTTTGTTGacactttgttttcatctgcatATGGCTGAGACAAGGAGATCAGTGGCTACAGCTAGATCTGTCTTTTTAACGTGATTGTGAAGcagaaaaatcatataaaaaaaacaagtttaaccACAGCCACTGTCTCCGCAGCCATTGGTTAATGCACTGTTATATCCTGTACAAACCCAAAGCAAGCAGAATAtgtcataaaataaaagacataccTCAGTTCTATTTACAAAATGCATATTTGCTGGAGGATTGTCTGCTCCAAAATCAAcgcaccaaaaaacaaaacaaaacaaacaaacaaacaaacaaacaaaaaaaacaaacagaaaaaggcaAAAGCAGAATACATAGTAAATCATATTAGCTTCATTTATAATTAGCACACTACAAAATAACATTTGCTTATACAGGCGAACTCTTCCCTTTTTAATTCTACTGCAGCTagagtataaaaaaaacacttaaatacacattttatacaCACACTAGATCATTTCTGTGCATAAAGCAGTACAAAGTGTTtaacaacactgacacacactgtgtgccagaattttaaaaatcagtcaTATTTTCCATGTGATGTTTccttaaaaaaaggtttttcctAAATATAAAAATTCCAGAAATGCAAGGGCTTAATCAGCAATGTCtaacacacatgaatacacaagGAGAAAATTCTGAACTGATTAAAGTTGTCACTTGGGGTGTTTGACATTTAAAGGACTTATATTTCCTaatgtgaacaaaaacaaaaacaaatgatggacAGACATAGTCATGGAGTCAGTTGCAAAGACACAGTACATAAAAAGGAAACGGAGGAGGTAGATATGTGTCTCTACAACCAGTctatctgtgcgtgtgtctgtgggaATAAGTGGgctctgaaaatacaaaaaaaaaagaaaatcttcatATGTACCAAAAGTCTGGTATTCAGCTGTTCTAAATTTTCTTTGATAGCTTGTATGCTTTTAATAGTGTACTGACAAAGCTTTATATTTAGGGGAATACAGTAGAAAAAGCACAATGTACTAAAAGTTTGTTTCATAAGCAGACTTTTGAAACAATACTGAATTAGAAACTGTAACTTTCCTAATATTTTTAAGCTGTTCTTTGGTGTTAGCTAGGATTGTGATGGTTATCAGAAGTCTGTGCGAACTATGTAAGAGTATTTCAAGTACCGTGATATCTGTGGTCTGTCACACACAGGACATACCAGGATGTGTTCGTGTGAGTGAAATCTATGGCTTCAAATTTGGCTCTTTGAcctaaaaccaaaataaataaacggCAACAAATGATGACACATCTTCTCCTGAAATCACAAAGAActtaaaaagaaatcaaactgaGTGGGGGGCAGGGGGCTCATTGCACCAGCTATGACCACAAAAACAACGCTGGTGCTCATTTTGAAGgcacatacaaaaataaatcccACATTTCCCCTAGTCCTCGGCTCAATATTGTTGTCTAAGCCTCCACAGCAGTGACGCCGTTGCTGTGGGGCTTGTAGCCGTTGGCCTCGGTGTGGTTGAGCGCCTGCATCTCCTGACTGCTGGCGGCTTGCTTCTCTCTggcctctttttctctcaccagGTGTCTGCGGTGGTAGAACAGGTAAGCCGGCAACAGGAAACCGGCCAATGAGAAGATGAGCAGGCCGAGGTTGATCTGAAGGATAGTTGGATGACAGAGATGGAAAGTTCCAGTCATACGGTCTGTGTCAGTTTATTTTGCCAATAGAAACAATGACAAGGGAAAGTAAATGAGTAAAACTGAGCAGGAGATCACTGAGCAGGCTTATGCTGAATGCTAGATTTAGATTTAATAGAACAGATATTTGTTAGTTTAAATGACTTGATTGCGTGATAGTAAATTATGTATCCGATATAATTTATGTTCTTGCGAACAATCTTTTTCTGTGCTAAAAATGAGACACTGTAAACTTGCTGCCACAAAGAACtatgctgtgtgtttcagtgtgaagtGTGCAGGCACGCAGAAATAAGAGTGGGTCCTCACCCAGTAGGGGTCTCCTTTCAGAGGTCCGACCATGGCGATGAAGAGCGGCTGCTGCAGCAGGGCCACCACAGCGCTGATCATGGACTGGAGGCCTGTCAGGGTGCCAAAGTGGTTGGATGGGTATCTGTGGGAGAGATACGGAGTGGGTCAGTATGGTCAAGATAGTCAATATTGAATCAAAACAGttcaggactttttttttttaaagaatatgtTCAAAGTGTTGCAGTAGTGTGGTTGTtgaacacacataaaacatcCCCTCATTCTGTCACCACATCTGGTTGCTTTTATCACACTGTAAAGTCCtgcttcatgttgtgtgtttatatggTGCTGTGGAACAACACTAAATGGGTCAGAACAGAGTCTATTGTCACATTGCCAGGTCTTAAATTCTGTGTACGTGTTAAATTGAATGTTAAACATCTTCCTAATGAACTGGAAACtaacagcatgttttttttttaactccgtatttttctgctttgttaaAAATACATTCACTCATGACACCACTTTAACAGTTGCTCTGTGATTTGAATGGGAATATTGTGAAGCTTTCCACACTAATGTAACATATTCAGTTTCCTCCTAGATGTGATGGTGGTGTTCAGAGGTTCAGGTTGATGTGGCTGATGAAGCAGCAGTGCAACACTCACACAGCGGCGTAAAGGCCCCCGCAGCAAGAGTGGATGAAGCCTCGGACCATAGTGTGGAGGATGAAGGTCAAAATCTAAAGGaagaaagtaagaaaagaaCCAACACAATCAATGAATCTGAGTGTGGGGACTATTTGCTCTTTGCTTATTTCTTTGCTCCCTTGCTGCTACAACATGTGTGttcgcatgtgtgtgtgttacctgtagAGGCAGGCTGTCTATGAGGCAGCAGCATCCGAAagcgagcagcagcaggttggtgAGGATGAAGGCCCTCATGGCGTTGGTCACTTTCTGGATCTTACGGTCTCTCTTGGGCCCACTGGTCTGTCTGATGGGGCACAGACTAGCCAAGTTAGGTCACATGCCACATAACCACGACCAGGTCTTGGGTTTGATTGTTTACGTTTCCTGTCTAAATCTGTCACACTGCATGTACCTGTGCTCTGTGATTGGGTGAGCAGTGTTCTCCTCTTCACACTCCTTCATCTTCCAGTCCATGATGTATCCAATCAGAGGACATGTGaccagacacagcagctgcagcgtgCCGAAGATGGAAGAGTAGAAACTCACTGAAGAAGAACATATTGATTCAAAGtaaggagcagaagaagaaaaaaaaagatatgccAGAAATGTTACATGAGGTATAGAAATTTAAAGCAACAATATTACACCGCTCAcctttttcttttgcctcaATCACCAGTTGCTCAGacgctgaaaaagaaagaaaggcccATTCTGTGAGTATTCCTCAAAGGTTTTTAATTAcctacaaaacatttaaaaactcagTAACTGTTTGCTGGGATTGTGGTTGGAAGGTTGGATGCTTACGATGCTCTTCGCCGTGCGTGACCATGAACTCCAGCATCTTGTTCATCGCCCCCATGAAGAAGATGATCCTTAACTGGGACATCCCCATTGTTACCAGACTCCACAGGAAGATGGGAGAGAACACAGAGCGGCGGAAGGGAACGGTATCTAAAGAGAGGTAtatatctgttttatttcatgtaaaATGTATGAGGAGGGAACCACCGGTATAAAGCAGATGGTTGAGAGCATAGTGGTATGTTCGCTGACTTACTAGGTGCAGCGTCAGGACCATTAGGAAGCTTTTCTGTAGAGTGTCGCAAGTGTCCGTTTTTCTGGCTCAGTCTCTCCCCAACGTCCTTCTGGTCCGACGAAGGCAGCTCTTTCACAGAGAGgatcttactgttttatacacacagacacacattaggGTTGGAGTGAAGGTCCATAAAagatttgtgacatttttgtgCCTTTTGGTGTCAGTGAGGTGAACAGACTGGTGGCCCCACTGACCTGTAGTCCACCTCATCAGGTGTTGGGAAGCCTTCTGTTGGCCAGTTGAAGAAACAGTTTAAAAAGACAGCCGCGGCAAGACCTGCCCACACCCACATGATCACCTGGAAGGACACGCCTGCATCGTAGATCAGCtggggagaagaaagagggattttttttttttaaagtaaaatgcatttgcttttaaagctgctttaactGATGTCTTTAGCCTCTTGTGAGCAACAGaagaagctgtaaacacaacattgacatattatcaccttgtAAAGTTTTTATGGTGaatttgttagcaaacagttgcttatttacgttccatttccatttgttttggtctccattaaaacctgagggaaatatctggctgttaagctgctaaatgctccattatgttcaccagctagtcaccAACTGTGTCTGTCAGGTAGCATACGGTGCAGGTAGAGCAGATACAGTGGATATCAGGGCTTGTTTACTTTTAAGACAGCTAACTCTTGCTGATTGAAACAAGCCTGATGAGTGTGGAGTTTGTGGGCCGGAAAACCAACGGCTATGACGCTCTGTTAAACTTAATAGAAGTGCAGAGTTGCACCACATTAGACTCAAAAAGCCTCATTAATAaaatgggttagggttaaatTTCaaatcttttctgtctctcatgtAGAAAGACATCCAGCTATGCTGTCAGTGTAAGAGTCCTTCTGTTTGTGCAACCTTTGTAGATTACCTTCACTCCAGGGAAGGTGACAGCAGACGAGGCGTAGGAGCCAATCATCAGAGACATAACTGTGGAACTCAGAGCACCAAACATGTTGGGGAGCTGCAAGGACAGAGGAATAGAAACGTAAGAAACAAATGATACTAATAGACACAACATAAGGCATTTGTCACACTAACTGAACAAGTTCACTTAGATCTCAACATTGtgaaacacacaaagcctgtgtgCTGACCATCCAGAGTCAAAAATGTGGTGTTGTTAAGGTGCAGTATGTTACTTcgaccagcagagggcagagagCTTCTTTGTGTGAGCAGGATGAACCAGACCCGGAAAGCTGCTCTAGACTGTGAGCTGTTCTTGCCTAAGGAGACTGTACCCAGtaacacctctctctccctgcagagcagactcattaaaaaaatattagtttcCATGTCATGGGAAACAAGGAACAAAGTCATGACCCAGTTTGGGTCCTGACCCCATAGTTCAAACACAGACTAAGCTATACTTAGACATTCATGGTCTTTATTCTTGCAATTTCGACAAATTCTTTGAGTTAGGATTAAAAATGTAGAAGCTGATCTATAGCCAGCTCTCAATGAACTTCAACTGGTGCTTTGGACCCGGCACGGGGGCATACAAGACACACGggaaaggggaggaggtggtgggcaCCAGGCACTAACACATCATATATTAGGTCGACCTATTTACAGTAGTAAGTAGCTTAGCGAACATAACAATGACCTATTGTGCTGGCAGCACACTCAGTGTCTTTTGATTAGAGTTTTAAATGGGTCAATCACGATTAAAAAATCACATGTGTGGGATTTTAGGCGTGCTGCACGACAAGCTCGCTATTCTCTCTCAACACTGACCATGGCTTTCCAAACTTTCTGCTGGCGTCACCTAATCTCTCCGCTGGGTCAGAGTTCACCGAGTAGTGTCAGtgtcccctttttttttttttcctctgccatAGTTACGTGCACTTTTTACACTCTTACACTGGACTAAATGACGTAAAGTCAGGGTTGGGAAATGGGGAGCACAATGAACCAAATAATAACTAGGACTGGCACtcacatacatatgtatatcATATACATTATTATATTCTATACATTTCCAATGCTTTAGGTCCTCTTAACTTGTATATGATGGAAAGGGGAATGAATAAAGGGCAGAGAGGTGGATTTTCACAAGTGTAATGATATATCATAACAAAATGCAGATTTAAAGAGCTGTAATGGACATTACAGCTCTTTAaatctgcattttgttttttctatttgGCCACTTGGTGGCAACACAACAATCTGCAAACAGAACACTGTATGTATCTCCTTGTAAAGCTGATAATGCTTGCAATGACTCGAGCAGACATGGAGCATCATCAGCATTTATTTGTAATGTGTTTGGCaaaattcagttcattttatcaaacttaagtccaatattcactcttctTACAGccttgttttggtctccaccaactcctcaCACATGGTCATTTGATTCATTGTCAGTATGATATTAAgtatagcagctttaaatttaGCTGATATGTCATTATATACTTCTAATTCTgtcatgttttgcatgtttgtcatgttttgcatgttttgagTATACTCTATGTACACTCTGGTGGATCAAAAACTCTGAAATAACTCCCAAGAAAGGGCTTCTAAGAACTGTATTATCCCATATGG
Coding sequences:
- the med19a gene encoding mediator of RNA polymerase II transcription subunit 19-A; its protein translation is MTEMFSTLFGQNEAQGPPGSSSLGFGPGKPPPPLPQNQVSMSVQMPPQLGDEGPALRKPGAMNEPFYLLRELPVGNELTGNTNLITHYNLEHAYNKFCGKKVKEKLSNFLPELPGMIDCPGTQDGSSLRSLIDKPPVCGNSFSPLTGALLTGFRLHTGPLPEQYRLMHIQPPKKKSKHKHKHHRPQDPLPQETPSDSDPKKKKKKRDDDPDRKKKKKDKKKKKNRHSPDHPGLAGSQPNSNSLR
- the slc43a1a gene encoding solute carrier family 43 member 1a → MLPSLLQAYKRRWWMAVTAVIENLLCSAVLLGWGSLLIMLKREGFYSHLCSDNDSVVVSLGNSSTGEVTEWLSCVDQEEMLNLGFTIGSFLLSATTLPLGILMDKFGPRPIRLVGSSCFGLSCVMMAVSAYNPLVMSALIFLALSLNGFGGICLTFTSLTLPNMFGALSSTVMSLMIGSYASSAVTFPGVKLIYDAGVSFQVIMWVWAGLAAAVFLNCFFNWPTEGFPTPDEVDYSKILSVKELPSSDQKDVGERLSQKNGHLRHSTEKLPNGPDAAPNTVPFRRSVFSPIFLWSLVTMGMSQLRIIFFMGAMNKMLEFMVTHGEEHPSEQLVIEAKEKVSFYSSIFGTLQLLCLVTCPLIGYIMDWKMKECEEENTAHPITEHRQTSGPKRDRKIQKVTNAMRAFILTNLLLLAFGCCCLIDSLPLQILTFILHTMVRGFIHSCCGGLYAAVYPSNHFGTLTGLQSMISAVVALLQQPLFIAMVGPLKGDPYWINLGLLIFSLAGFLLPAYLFYHRRHLVREKEAREKQAASSQEMQALNHTEANGYKPHSNGVTAVEA